From one Candidatus Thioglobus sp. NP1 genomic stretch:
- a CDS encoding NfuA family Fe-S biogenesis protein has translation MFSITEEAEVYVADLFEQQDEKDLGLKVDVEKAGTPVATVTFNFCIKSDLPESYNEFPFVGFSVFIDKSNNEYLRDSHVAIKLDGTNKKLTITAPNAKGEAPKEDAPLQEKILFTIVTEINPSLASHGGFVDLVEITKKNEVVLNFGGGCQGCSSVNMTLKDGVEKQLIGLYPEIEAVLDATDHSHKENAYM, from the coding sequence ATGTTTAGTATTACAGAAGAAGCAGAAGTTTATGTTGCTGATCTTTTTGAGCAACAGGATGAGAAAGATTTAGGCTTAAAGGTCGATGTTGAAAAGGCAGGAACGCCAGTTGCAACAGTTACATTTAACTTTTGTATTAAAAGTGATCTACCTGAAAGTTATAATGAGTTTCCCTTTGTAGGCTTTAGTGTGTTTATCGATAAAAGTAATAATGAATATCTTAGAGATTCACATGTAGCTATCAAGCTTGATGGAACTAATAAGAAATTAACTATTACCGCACCTAATGCTAAGGGTGAAGCTCCTAAGGAAGATGCGCCACTTCAGGAAAAAATATTATTCACGATTGTCACTGAGATTAATCCAAGTTTAGCCTCTCATGGCGGTTTTGTAGACTTAGTGGAGATAACAAAAAAGAATGAAGTTGTGCTTAATTTTGGTGGAGGATGTCAGGGTTGTAGCTCAGTTAATATGACTTTAAAAGACGGTGTAGAAAAACAGCTTATAGGGCTATATCCAGAGATAGAAGCTGTCCTAGATGCAACAGACCATTCGCATAAAGAGAACGCATATATGTAG